From a single Nicotiana tabacum cultivar K326 chromosome 8, ASM71507v2, whole genome shotgun sequence genomic region:
- the LOC142163499 gene encoding uncharacterized protein LOC142163499 → MDGYPAEFFKEYWPIIGKEVIEAVQQFFQTGKLLKEINCTTVTLIPKSAFIEGRNILDNVIMAHELIKGYSQKAVSPICMIKVDIRKAYDSVEWSFFESSTT, encoded by the exons ATGGATGGATACCCTGCTGAGTTCTTTAAGGAATACTGGCCAATTATCGGAAAGGAGGTCATAGAAGCAGTACAACAATTCTTTCAAACTGGCAAACTATTGAAAGAAATTAACTGCACAACTGTTACATTGATTCCGAAG TCTGCCTTCATAGAAGGGAGAAATATTCTTGACAATGTCATAATGGCTCATGAATTGATTAAAGGGTACTCTCAAAAAGCAGTCTCTCCTATATGTATGATCAAAGTAGACATCAGAAAAGCATATGATTCGGTTGAATGGAGTTTTTTTGAAAGCAGTACTACTTGA
- the LOC142163500 gene encoding uncharacterized protein LOC142163500, which yields MSPYLFVLAKEYLNRSLKTLTQNLNFNFHSKCAKLQVIHICFADDLLMCCRADEVSIKLMMRVFDHFSKVSGLQANLEKSSLYIAGVPMEFKDRILAELQLSAGSIPFKYLGVPLSSRKITIHRCMPLVEKIVERIRSWTSKFLSYAGRLQLIKSVLFEMQTYWAQIFLIPKKIIKLVNGICKNYLWTGSHENTHRAPITWETLCKSKAAGGLNIINYERWNKVALTKLLWAIMAKKDKLWIRWIHCHYMKQNDINTMEVPKQASWLVRKLFTAREWWANDIPAIESFVQNGRFSIQNAYLHATPRYPKVHWKALVMLTGILPKQQFILWMAIQRRLATVDRLANWGIQVTHSCVLCGCDIEETHDHLYFECPYSQSLWSGMLEWLSYRRKVENWEDEVQWLTTNVNNRNPRKTLLGVVFAAVVYHIWMKRNERRFQNQRREVKDRAKDIVMQVHITGQKKCKWTPILSTLNSYPNCNS from the coding sequence ATGTCTCCATACTTGTTTGTATTAGCAAAGGAGTACCTAAACAGATCTCTGAAGACACTGACTCAGAACCTAAACTTTAACTTTCATTCTAAATGTGCTAAACTGCAAGTCATACACATCTGCTTTGCGGATGACTTACTGATGTGTTGTAGAGCAGATGAGGTATCAATAAAGTTAATGATGAGAGTTTTTGATCACTTCTCCAAGGTCTCAGGTTTACAAGCAAACTTGGAAAAGAGCTCATTATATATAGCAGGTGTGCCTATGGAATTCAAAGACAGAATATTAGCAGAACTTCAGCTATCAGCAGGCAGCATCCCATTCAAATACTTGGGAGTCCCTTTGTCCTCAAGGAAAATTACTATCCACCGGTGCATGCCATTAGTTGAGAAGATTGTGGAGAGGATAAGAAGTTGGACATCAAAGTTCTTGTCCTATGCTGGAAGACTACAACTCATTAAGAGTGTCCTGTTTGAAATGCAGACCTACTGGGCTCAAATATTCCTTATTCCAAAGAAAATTATTAAACTTGTTAATGGTATATGCAAGAACTATTTGTGGACTGGTAGTCATGAAAATACTCACAGAGCTCCTATAACATGGGAAACATTGTGTAAGTCAAAAGCTGCTGGGGGTCTAAACATTATCAACTATGAGAGATGGAACAAAGTTGCTTTGACTAAACTCCTCTGGGCTATAATGGCAAAGAAAGACAAACTTTGGATTAGATGGATACACTGCCACTACATGAAGCAGAATGACATCAATACAATGGAGGTCCCAAAACAGGCTAGTTGGCTAGTAAGGAAACTGTTTACAGCAAGAGAATGGTGGGCTAATGACATACCAGCAATTGAATCCTTTGTTCAGAATGGGAGATTCAGCATTCAGAATGCTTATCTTCATGCTACTCCAAGGTACCCCAAAGTCCACTGGAAAGCACTAGTCATGTTGACTGGAATACTACCAAAGCAACAATTCATTTTATGGATGGCAATACAAAGAAGGTTGGCCACAGTTGACAGACTAGCAAATTGGGGAATTCAGGTGACTCACTCTTGTGTACTGTGTGGATGTGACATAGAAGAGACACATGATCACTTATATTTCGAGTGTCCATATTCACAGAGCTTATGGTCAGGAATGCTAGAATGGTTAAGCTACCGGAGAAAGGTTGAAAACTGGGAAGATGAGGTGCAGTGGTTAACTACCAATGTAAACAACAGAAATCCAAGGAAAACTTTGCTAGGAGTGGTGTTTGCAGCAGTAGTATATCACATCTGGATGAAGCGAAATGAAAGAAGAtttcaaaatcagagaagagagGTCAAAGATAGAGCAAAAGACATTGTCATGCAGGTGCACATAACAGGACAAAAGAAATGTAAATGGACACCAATATTGAGTACATTAAATAGTTATCCTAATTGTAATTCATAG